In Pseudomonas hamedanensis, a single window of DNA contains:
- a CDS encoding MATE family efflux transporter: protein MEVLKLSVPLMLSRLGDMTGSLIFFSFIGHYIVDSLSTASFALASTSFLTVVGIGFFSKTLVIVAGATDLNTTSIKSEITTSFNLAIFYGLLIPVTIFLAGKFFLELDTKPSNLEDFKILLTLSISLPAVFLQVTIFNIYNGMRKTQYELTYTWLLNSALALTCVALTNIEPGINLSDFIITYVCLRYVFSCAALVFFRTTMNRHFKNPLPHKISKSDYLKYTINGIPMALCFGSESLLFFLLSLISKQINDISLSAYQASIHAASIIYMISIGIGNAAGIITARHYATKDIQEISETFLLAIGLGLLILTPVLVSFFLFNKNIALIYTSDTATRILIENNIIISIPFLVFEFIFVVTRLTLRSMNDFWIPTIMTILTLNIFGVLSSATLLLLYEHNVHSIFLALVLCSFTLMFLLLWRLRRTLKYASKNLCIEENLCRPKQR, encoded by the coding sequence ATGGAAGTACTTAAATTATCTGTACCGCTGATGCTTTCCAGATTGGGAGATATGACAGGGTCACTGATTTTTTTCTCCTTTATAGGCCATTACATTGTCGACTCTCTGAGTACAGCATCATTCGCTTTGGCTTCAACATCTTTTCTGACAGTTGTGGGCATCGGATTCTTTTCTAAAACATTAGTAATCGTTGCAGGCGCTACCGATTTAAATACCACCAGCATAAAGTCAGAAATAACCACATCATTTAATCTTGCAATTTTTTATGGGCTGTTAATTCCAGTCACGATATTTCTAGCGGGTAAATTTTTTTTAGAACTGGACACCAAACCCAGTAACCTAGAAGACTTCAAAATACTTTTAACACTTTCGATTTCGCTGCCTGCCGTATTTCTACAGGTCACCATTTTCAACATCTATAACGGCATGAGAAAAACGCAATATGAACTCACTTACACATGGCTATTGAATAGCGCACTCGCATTGACATGCGTCGCACTCACAAACATAGAGCCAGGAATAAATTTATCCGACTTCATCATCACATACGTTTGCCTGCGTTACGTATTCTCATGCGCAGCGCTGGTCTTTTTCAGAACCACAATGAACAGACACTTTAAAAATCCTCTACCCCACAAGATCTCAAAAAGTGATTATCTAAAATACACGATTAACGGCATCCCTATGGCACTGTGCTTTGGCAGCGAAAGCCTGCTTTTCTTTTTACTTTCTCTAATATCGAAACAAATAAATGACATCAGCCTTTCTGCATACCAAGCTTCTATCCACGCAGCCAGCATCATATATATGATTTCTATAGGAATAGGAAATGCTGCAGGCATAATCACTGCACGCCATTACGCCACAAAGGATATCCAAGAAATTTCAGAAACTTTCCTACTGGCTATCGGGCTTGGACTGCTCATACTGACACCCGTCCTAGTGTCGTTTTTTTTGTTTAATAAAAATATCGCTCTAATCTACACATCCGACACAGCGACGAGGATTCTCATAGAAAACAACATCATTATCTCAATACCTTTTTTAGTATTTGAGTTCATTTTCGTTGTCACCAGATTGACTTTGAGAAGCATGAACGATTTTTGGATACCCACAATAATGACAATACTGACACTAAACATTTTTGGTGTGCTTTCTTCAGCAACCCTCTTATTACTGTACGAACACAACGTGCACTCAATATTCCTGGCGTTAGTACTATGCTCATTTACTTTAATGTTTCTTTTACTCTGGAGATTAAGGCGCACATTAAAATACGCATCAAAAAACCTCTGCATTGAAGAAAACCTATGCCGACCAAAACAGCGCTGA
- a CDS encoding inositol monophosphatase family protein, producing MRALFRDEHVSELEECLYTARKQLRRYWAGTLACLPDYDIPQDKWINVQTQSDLDCQSILFECLSNISFKLTIYSEETDNFSSTDESEEFSLLIDPLDATHNAVLGFPGYTSSVALYHEGAYIFGWVYDLSRDLVYTAALNEGAYLQSSIIVKRLKTRTTHCLTDMRVSLHRPKDVRERSRIEKIIWSAAKVRVYSCSSLEICLIAAGVLDAFIDVGAPGHERSCDIAAAELILREAGGALFDDKGGIRSSLPPSKTSLSDNGTLIAVSTKELIQLLL from the coding sequence ATGAGAGCTTTATTCAGAGATGAACATGTTTCTGAACTGGAAGAATGCCTCTACACGGCCAGGAAGCAACTACGTCGTTATTGGGCTGGAACGCTCGCGTGCTTACCTGACTACGACATACCACAAGACAAGTGGATAAACGTCCAAACACAATCAGACTTAGATTGTCAATCTATATTATTTGAATGTCTTTCAAATATCAGTTTCAAGCTCACAATATACTCGGAAGAAACTGACAACTTCAGCAGCACCGATGAAAGCGAAGAGTTTTCACTTCTTATTGACCCATTAGACGCTACGCACAACGCAGTTCTTGGCTTCCCTGGCTACACATCAAGCGTGGCACTTTATCACGAAGGCGCATATATATTTGGATGGGTGTATGACCTATCAAGAGATTTGGTGTACACGGCGGCATTAAACGAGGGAGCGTATCTGCAGTCCTCGATAATTGTTAAAAGACTTAAGACACGCACCACCCACTGCCTAACAGATATGAGAGTTTCATTACATCGCCCCAAAGACGTTCGGGAGAGATCCAGAATTGAAAAAATAATATGGTCCGCGGCGAAGGTTCGAGTTTATTCCTGTTCCTCATTGGAAATCTGCCTTATTGCTGCCGGAGTTCTTGATGCTTTTATTGACGTAGGCGCACCCGGACACGAACGAAGTTGTGATATTGCCGCAGCAGAGTTGATACTCAGAGAGGCGGGTGGCGCATTGTTCGACGACAAAGGTGGTATCAGAAGCAGTCTCCCCCCTTCAAAAACATCGCTATCGGACAACGGAACGTTAATAGCCGTATCCACGAAAGAACTTATACAATTACTTCTATAA